The sequence below is a genomic window from Longimicrobiaceae bacterium.
TCCGCCGTGAGCAGCACCGGCGAGAGCGCCATCGACGTGCTGAACCGGGCGCCGGGGGTGCGGCTGGTGGCGCTGTTCGGGCCCGAGCACGGCCTGCGCGGCACGAGCGAGGGCGGCGCCATCGTGGCCAACGGCAAGGACGTGAAGACGGGGCTGCCGGTCTACTCCCTCTACAGCCGCGTGCAGCGCCCCACGCCGGAGATGCTGCGCGACGTGGACGTGCTGGTCTTCGACATCCAGGACATCGGCGCCCGCCCGTACACCTTCGTGTGGACGATGGTGATGGCGATGGAGGCCGCCGCCGCGCAGCACATCCCCTTCGTCGTCCTCGACCGCCCGAACCCCATCACCGCCGCCGTGGACGGGCCGCTGATGCAGCAGCAGCTCAAGGACGAGCACGTGGGCCAGGCCATCACCGGCTACCTGCCCGTGCCTCTGCGGCACGGGATGACGAGCGGCGAGGTGGCGAAGTACGCGAACGGCGAGTACCACGTCGGCGCCGACCTGCACGTGGTGCCCGCCGCGAACTGGCGCGGCGGCGAGTGGTTCGACCGCACGGGCCTTCCGTGGGTCAACCCGTCGCCCAACATCCGCTCGCTGGGCGCCGCGCTCAACTACTCCGGCCTGGTGCTGGCGGAGGGGACGAACCTGACCGTGGGCCGCGGCACGGAAGCGCCGTTCTCGTACCTGGGCGCGCCGTGGATGAACGCGCCCGCCGTCCTCGCCGCCACGCGCAAGTACGACCTGCCCGGCGTGCGGCTGGACACCGTGCGCTTCTTCCCCGCGAGCAGCGACCCGAACGCGGACGTGCCTTACCGCGGCCAGGCCGTGCGGGCGCTCCGCCTCACCGTGACCGACCGCGACCGCTTCCGCCCGGGGTGGACCACGCTGGTGCTGCTGAGCGAGATCAAGCGCCTGCACCCCACTGAACTGAAGGTGGAGAACGAGGGCTTCACGCAGATGATCGGCTCGCACT
It includes:
- a CDS encoding DUF1343 domain-containing protein translates to MRRQPSPLRRRGALLLAVLASLAGACRTPQPDRDASDGTDSLPRPVPSSADAGGPASSAQAGRVIPGLEVLLRDSMQLVRGRRIGFITNQSAVSSTGESAIDVLNRAPGVRLVALFGPEHGLRGTSEGGAIVANGKDVKTGLPVYSLYSRVQRPTPEMLRDVDVLVFDIQDIGARPYTFVWTMVMAMEAAAAQHIPFVVLDRPNPITAAVDGPLMQQQLKDEHVGQAITGYLPVPLRHGMTSGEVAKYANGEYHVGADLHVVPAANWRGGEWFDRTGLPWVNPSPNIRSLGAALNYSGLVLAEGTNLTVGRGTEAPFSYLGAPWMNAPAVLAATRKYDLPGVRLDTVRFFPASSDPNADVPYRGQAVRALRLTVTDRDRFRPGWTTLVLLSEIKRLHPTELKVENEGFTQMIGSHWAREAFDRGEDPRVIERRWAQELAAWMPIRDKYRMYPR